Proteins from a genomic interval of Erwinia sp. SLM-02:
- the licT gene encoding BglG family transcription antiterminator LicT, which produces MKIAKVLNNNVVIIHDEHGNEQVVMGRGLAFKKRAGEDLDPALVEKTFALKSRELTGRLSELLSEIPIEVVITSECVIALAREQLGTALHEGQIAIALTDHIHFALVRHQQNLPIRNVLQWEIRSLYPKEYGIGLAALEIIEKRLKVRMSDDEAGFIALHLVNAQLDSEMPAVMHITKFMQEILHIVKYQLQLDYQTDSLSYNRFVTHLKFFSQRMLGKRGVYSDDESLHDVVRDRYPQAYKCVDKIDRHIIKNYQYKLGSEERMFLTIHIERVRKETLALGESDDEA; this is translated from the coding sequence ATGAAAATAGCGAAAGTATTAAATAATAACGTGGTGATAATTCACGACGAGCACGGTAATGAGCAGGTGGTGATGGGGCGCGGTCTGGCGTTTAAGAAACGTGCGGGCGAGGATCTGGATCCCGCGCTGGTGGAGAAAACCTTTGCCCTGAAAAGCCGTGAGCTGACCGGTCGTTTAAGCGAGCTGCTGTCTGAAATCCCCATTGAAGTGGTGATTACCAGCGAGTGCGTGATCGCGCTGGCGCGTGAGCAGCTGGGTACGGCACTTCACGAAGGGCAGATCGCGATTGCGCTGACCGATCATATCCATTTTGCCCTGGTCCGCCATCAGCAGAATCTGCCGATCCGTAACGTGCTGCAGTGGGAGATCCGCAGCCTGTATCCGAAGGAGTACGGCATTGGCCTGGCCGCGCTGGAGATCATCGAAAAGCGCCTGAAGGTGCGGATGAGCGACGATGAGGCGGGATTTATTGCCCTGCATCTGGTCAACGCGCAGCTGGACAGCGAAATGCCCGCGGTGATGCATATCACCAAATTTATGCAGGAGATCCTGCATATCGTGAAATATCAGCTGCAGCTGGACTACCAGACGGATTCCCTCAGCTACAACCGCTTTGTGACCCACCTGAAGTTTTTCTCCCAGCGCATGCTCGGCAAACGCGGCGTCTACAGCGATGATGAGTCCCTGCACGATGTGGTCCGCGATCGCTACCCGCAGGCCTATAAGTGCGTGGATAAAATCGATCGCCACATTATTAAGAACTACCAGTACAAGCTGGGCAGTGAAGAGCGCATGTTCCTGACCATTCATATCGAGCGGGTGCGCAAGGAGACGCTGGCGCTCGGTGAGAGCGACGACGAAGCCTGA
- a CDS encoding carbohydrate porin: protein MNNISLCFNNKNRLALLTLAAGLCASAAHAQEWNGTALGFQAPQEGLLGDMLGIRPILEENGFHYNLGYLSQVSYNAGGGYNHDKHAAYIDQFSLTFAQDLETLTGIPDAKIEGNIVNRNHNDSLTNKRLKDDRVNFNDISQESYGGQSITRLGWLTFSRTFDDRRLQWRIGMMNKNQDFDQIIPCDFQLLSQCGGKSANSMTWYNWNVHYWGTTLQYKLTDELTLKGGIMEQNPDATARNHAWSWSTKGSKGMLLPVELELKTHVNDLPGIYNVGVLFTNAKQYDLYAGKSQSRGADDPEGYRSYNRTWFLYTGFNQQLTRHADDATRGLSTSWSLGLSDQRSNYMHATLAGSLRYHGLFDARPDDWIGFGASYIKMSDRYRDNQQALNDIQGVDDYGNPLYSPLPGHSVNAELYYRLRVTSWLELQPALQYWHRPGGLKETQDAWVTGLKTVVTF, encoded by the coding sequence ATGAACAATATCTCTCTGTGTTTTAATAATAAGAACCGCCTCGCGCTACTGACTCTTGCTGCCGGCCTGTGCGCCTCTGCCGCGCACGCGCAGGAATGGAACGGCACCGCGCTGGGCTTTCAGGCACCGCAGGAAGGGCTGCTGGGGGACATGCTGGGTATTCGCCCCATTCTGGAAGAGAACGGCTTCCATTATAATTTGGGTTATTTAAGCCAGGTCTCCTATAACGCCGGCGGCGGATATAACCACGATAAACATGCCGCCTATATCGACCAGTTTTCATTAACCTTCGCCCAGGATTTAGAAACCCTGACCGGTATTCCCGACGCCAAAATCGAAGGGAATATTGTTAATCGCAACCATAACGACAGCCTGACCAATAAGCGATTAAAAGATGACAGGGTGAATTTCAATGATATTTCACAGGAGAGCTACGGCGGCCAGTCTATTACCCGCCTCGGCTGGCTGACCTTCTCGCGCACCTTTGATGACCGTCGCCTGCAGTGGCGCATCGGCATGATGAATAAAAACCAGGATTTCGACCAGATTATCCCCTGCGATTTCCAGCTGCTGTCGCAGTGCGGCGGCAAGTCCGCCAACTCAATGACCTGGTACAACTGGAACGTTCACTACTGGGGAACCACCCTGCAATATAAGCTGACCGATGAGCTGACCCTCAAAGGCGGGATCATGGAGCAGAACCCCGACGCCACCGCCCGTAACCACGCCTGGAGCTGGTCAACGAAAGGCAGCAAAGGCATGCTGCTGCCGGTGGAGCTGGAGCTGAAGACCCACGTTAACGATCTGCCGGGGATCTACAACGTCGGGGTGCTGTTTACCAACGCGAAGCAGTACGATCTTTACGCAGGCAAATCGCAGTCGCGCGGAGCCGACGACCCGGAGGGCTACCGCAGCTACAATCGTACCTGGTTCCTTTACACCGGCTTCAACCAGCAGCTGACCCGCCACGCCGATGATGCCACGCGCGGCCTGAGTACCTCATGGAGCCTCGGCCTCAGCGACCAGCGCAGCAACTATATGCACGCAACGCTGGCCGGTTCCCTGCGCTACCACGGCCTGTTCGATGCGCGCCCGGATGACTGGATCGGTTTCGGCGCCAGCTATATCAAAATGAGCGATCGCTATCGCGACAATCAGCAGGCGTTGAACGACATTCAGGGCGTAGACGATTACGGCAACCCGCTGTACAGCCCGCTGCCCGGCCACTCGGTGAATGCGGAGCTGTACTATCGCCTGCGCGTGACCTCCTGGCTGGAGCTGCAGCCCGCGCTGCAGTACTGGCATCGCCCCGGCGGCCTGAAAGAGACTCAGGATGCCTGGGTTACCGGACTGAAAACGGTGGTCACGTTCTGA
- a CDS encoding type II toxin-antitoxin system HicA family toxin has translation MGTGLYPKLTELLSSAGCFLDRQGKGSHEIWYSPVTQKKFSVPYTIVSKHTANGILKQAGIEKAF, from the coding sequence ATGGGAACCGGACTGTATCCAAAGCTAACGGAACTGCTGTCGTCTGCGGGTTGCTTCCTCGACCGGCAGGGCAAGGGCAGCCATGAAATATGGTACAGCCCTGTTACACAGAAAAAATTCTCTGTGCCGTATACCATCGTTTCGAAACATACTGCAAATGGCATTTTGAAACAGGCAGGTATCGAAAAAGCTTTCTGA
- a CDS encoding DUF1902 domain-containing protein, protein MNTASVIKFPQSFNVSVCHDSEEGVWVAECEDLGLVTEAPTYEELTQRVWEIAPDLYRMNGLGENPEHLCLSFNHEQSYSERIAL, encoded by the coding sequence ATGAATACTGCATCTGTTATCAAATTTCCTCAATCGTTCAACGTTAGTGTCTGCCACGATTCAGAAGAAGGCGTCTGGGTGGCAGAGTGTGAAGATCTCGGTCTGGTTACTGAGGCACCCACTTATGAAGAGCTGACCCAGCGCGTATGGGAAATTGCCCCAGACCTGTATCGAATGAACGGTCTTGGCGAAAACCCTGAGCATCTCTGCCTTTCGTTCAATCATGAACAATCTTATTCGGAAAGAATTGCTCTCTGA